The nucleotide window GGGTCGGCTGCGACGCCGAGATCCCATCCGGCGGTCTCGAGGGCTGCCGAGAGCCGGCGGACGACGACGTCGTGGTCGAGCGCACCGGCGACGGTGACGACGAGGTCGTTCGGCCGGTAGTTGGCGCGGTAGTGGGCGAGGACGGCGTCGCGGGCGGCGTCGCGGATCGTCTCGGGGCGGCCGCCGATGGGACGGCCGAGCGGATGGTCGCCGAGCACGGCTTCGAAGAAGCGCTCGTTGGCGACCTCGGCGGGGTCGTCGCCGGTCATCGAGAGCTCTTCGAGGATGACGCCGCGCTCGCTCTCGAACTCCTCCGGGGCCAGGAGCGAGGAGGTGAACATGTCGGCGAGCACGTCGACGGCCATGCCGAGGTCGCGATCCTGCACCTTGGCGTAGTAGCAGGTGTACTCCTTGGCGGTCAGGGCGTTGTGCTCGCCGCCGACGGCGTCGAAGGAGACGGCGATGTCGAGGGCCGTGCGCGTGGGCGTGCCCTTGAACAGCAGATGCTCGAGGAAGTGGGTGGAGCCGAAGCTGGAGGTGTGGCCGTCTTCGCGGCCGCGCTCGTCGCGCGAGCCGACGGCGACCCAGAAGCCGATCGTGGCGCTGCGGGCTCCCGGCACGCGTTCGCTGAGCACGCGCACCCCGCTCGGCAGCACGCTGCGGCGGACGAGTGCGTCGCCTGCCGCCCGGAACGAGAGCTCGGCCTGGCCGAGAGGAAGGTCGACGGCGCCATTCATCCGTTCCACCCTACGGCAGCCGGCAGCGCCCGCGCCCGGCGGCATGCCGGAGCGACCGTCGCGGGGAGGGGGGGCGACGGTCGCTCCGGGGCCGGATGCGGTGCCGATCAGGCCGAGGCCCGATCGAGTTCCACGAGATCGGAACGGCTGAGCGGCAGCAGGGCGGCCGCGACGAGCGCGTCGACCTGCTCGGGCGTGTCGGCGCTGACGGCCGGGGCGACGACGTTGGGCTTGGCGAGCAGCCATGCCAGGGCGACCGTGGCCGGCTCCGCCCCGTAGGCGAAGGCGACCTCGTCGAGCGCGGCGAGGACCCGGTTGCCGCGCCGGCCGAGGTGCTTGGCCAGTCGTACCCCGCGCGCGTCCCGGCGAACCTCGGAGCGTCGGCGCACGTGTCCGCCGAGGAACCCGTTCGCCAGGCCGAAGTACGGCACGACGGCCAGCCCCTGGGCGTGGGCGACGAGTTCGAGGGCGCCTTCGTATCCGCGCCGTTCCATCAGGTTGTAGCGGGTCGCGATCGCCGAGATCCGCGGCAGGCCGTTGGCGGCCAGCACGCGCGCCTCGACGAGGCGTTCGGGCGAGAAGTCCGATGCGCCCACGGCGAGGACCTTGCCGGCCTCCATGAGCGATCCGATGGTGCCGAGGGTCTCCTCGAGCGGTACCTCGGGATCTTCGCCGTGCAGGTACAGCAGGTCGATCCGGTCGGTGCGGAGCCGGGCGAGCGACGCGTCGACGGCCTCCAGGATGGATGCCGGGCGCAGCCCCGGGTGATCGGGGTGGCGCCCGATCTTCGTCGCGATCGTCATCCGGTCGCGCACGCGGCGGGATGCGAGCCAGCTGCCGACGATGAGCTCGCTGCGGCCTGCCGCGTAGCTGTCGGCCGTGTCGATGAAGTCGCCTCCGACCGCGGCGTGGCGGTCGAGCACGTCGTGCGATTCGTCGGGCCCGAGGGTCCACCCGAAGGTGCTCGCCCCGAGCGCGAGCGGGTGCACCCGCAGCGCGGTGTCGCCGATCGACGTCTGTTTGGGCACCGTGATGGGCCCCGAGAAGACGTTCGTCTCGATGTGCTCGACCACGGCATCCATCGACGGTGCCGTGTGCCGACCGGTCGCGGTCCGCACAGCCCCCGCTGCACCCACCGCCGTATCCAAGTTCGCATGCGTCATGCGATCCTCCCTCCCCAAGGATTGCTCCGATCCTATGCCGGAGCCGCCGGAATTGCACCAGGGAGGTTGACGGACGTTGCCGAATCGTCACCGTCGCGACACGGTCGGCGGTCGCGGGCGGTGCCGTCGGCCGGTGCCGGGCGGTGCGCACGGTCGAGGGCGGGCCGGCGTCGGGCGGTGGATGCCGCGGCGCGCTCAGCGGCCGGCGCGGCGCACGAGCGCTTCGGCGTGCCGGAGGACGGGGGCGTCGACCATGCGCCCCTCGAAGGCGAAGGCCCCGGTGCCGTGCTCGGCCGCCGCCGCGAGCAGGGCCCGAGCCGCGTCGAGCTCGGCCGCATCCGGCCGGTAGGCCTCGCGCACGATCGCCGCCTGCGAGGGGTGGATGCAGGCGGTCGCCGCGAAGCCGACGGCCGCCGCGTCCTCGGACTCGGCCCGCAGCCCGTCGGCGTCGTCGATCGCGAGGTGCACGGCGTCGATCGCGGCGATGCCGTGGGCGCCCGCGGCCAGCAGCACCCGGGAGCGGGCGTGTCGGGCGACCTCGCGGTAGCCGCCGTCCGGCCCCCGGCTCGAGGACCCGCCGAGCGAGGCGACGAGGTCTTCGGCGCCCCACATGAGTGCGGCGACGTTCGGCAGCTCGGCGATCGCGGGCGCGG belongs to Agromyces archimandritae and includes:
- a CDS encoding aldo/keto reductase, with translation MDAVVEHIETNVFSGPITVPKQTSIGDTALRVHPLALGASTFGWTLGPDESHDVLDRHAAVGGDFIDTADSYAAGRSELIVGSWLASRRVRDRMTIATKIGRHPDHPGLRPASILEAVDASLARLRTDRIDLLYLHGEDPEVPLEETLGTIGSLMEAGKVLAVGASDFSPERLVEARVLAANGLPRISAIATRYNLMERRGYEGALELVAHAQGLAVVPYFGLANGFLGGHVRRRSEVRRDARGVRLAKHLGRRGNRVLAALDEVAFAYGAEPATVALAWLLAKPNVVAPAVSADTPEQVDALVAAALLPLSRSDLVELDRASA
- a CDS encoding HpcH/HpaI aldolase/citrate lyase family protein — translated: MTHPDFPFGPALLFCPADRPERYAKALERADAVIIDLEDAVDAAARPAARDALIATPVDPARVIVRVNPAGSPDFAADLAAVARTRYRTVMLAKCDGTADLVELVELTVIALCETAAGVLAAPAIAELPNVAALMWGAEDLVASLGGSSSRGPDGGYREVARHARSRVLLAAGAHGIAAIDAVHLAIDDADGLRAESEDAAAVGFAATACIHPSQAAIVREAYRPDAAELDAARALLAAAAEHGTGAFAFEGRMVDAPVLRHAEALVRRAGR